Proteins encoded by one window of Cyclobacteriaceae bacterium:
- a CDS encoding beta-ketoacyl-ACP synthase III, translating into MRYSKIVGLGHHVPETVITNDYLSTVMDTNNEWIVERTGIQERRWVDPTKDTVANMAAKASRMALERAGLTEKDVEFIVFATITPDYFFPGSGVLLQRELGLESIGALDLRNACSGFIYALSVADQFIKTGMYKTILVVGAEIQSTAIDLSTRGRNTAVIFADGAGAAILQPSDKPGILSTHLHSDGRFAEELYVRDPGSSRPREERQPEQINDTTHYKVVMNGNQVFKHAVVRFMEVIKEALAANNMTKEDISLLVPHQANLRISQYIQEKMALSNEQVYNNIMRYGNTTAASIPIAMSEAWAEGKIKENDVICLAAFGSGFTWASALIRW; encoded by the coding sequence ATGCGCTACTCTAAGATTGTGGGCCTTGGCCATCATGTACCCGAAACGGTCATTACCAACGATTACCTGTCGACTGTAATGGATACCAACAATGAATGGATCGTTGAACGAACGGGCATACAAGAGCGCAGGTGGGTTGATCCTACCAAGGATACGGTAGCCAATATGGCCGCAAAAGCCAGTCGCATGGCATTGGAAAGAGCAGGCTTAACGGAAAAGGATGTTGAGTTTATTGTCTTCGCTACCATAACACCGGATTATTTCTTTCCTGGCTCAGGAGTTTTGCTACAACGTGAATTAGGACTGGAGAGCATCGGTGCACTTGACTTGCGTAATGCATGCTCCGGGTTTATCTACGCCCTTTCAGTTGCCGATCAGTTTATTAAAACGGGCATGTACAAAACCATACTCGTGGTGGGCGCTGAAATTCAATCCACGGCCATTGACCTGAGTACGCGTGGGCGAAACACCGCAGTAATCTTTGCCGATGGCGCGGGTGCTGCCATCCTTCAGCCTTCCGATAAGCCGGGCATATTGTCAACACACCTTCATTCCGATGGCCGTTTTGCAGAAGAGCTTTATGTACGCGATCCGGGCAGCAGCCGTCCCCGCGAAGAACGCCAGCCAGAACAGATTAACGATACAACCCACTACAAGGTAGTGATGAACGGAAACCAGGTATTTAAACATGCCGTGGTGCGCTTTATGGAGGTGATTAAAGAAGCCCTGGCTGCCAACAACATGACCAAAGAAGACATTTCTCTTCTGGTACCCCACCAGGCCAACCTGCGCATCAGTCAGTACATTCAGGAGAAAATGGCGCTTTCCAACGAGCAGGTTTACAACAACATCATGCGCTATGGAAACACCACCGCGGCCTCTATTCCCATTGCCATGAGTGAAGCCTGGGCAGAAGGTAAAATCAAAGAAAATGACGTAATTTGTTTGGCCGCATTTGGCAGTGGTTTTACATGGGCCTCTGCGCTGATCCGGTGGTAA
- a CDS encoding insulinase family protein — MKRFLLVGVLIWTVFSCSEKAKFESKTGESGGYSYEYVTNDPLNARIYTLKNGLKVYLSQYNAAPRIYTQIAVKAGGKNDPADATGLAHYLEHIMFKGSDEFGTLDWQKEKVMLDSIESMFEYYRTLTDSIERINYYKKIDQYSNEAAKLAIASEYDKMITELGGRGLNAYTTEDRTVYINDIPANQLDNWLQIEASRFRTIVPRLFHTELEAVYEEKNGSLDNDYWKSFEAMFASAFKKHPYGTQTVIGTIDHLKNPSITEIKNYFTKYYKPNNVAICLSGDLDYDKTIALVDKYFSDWEANESLEPWNAVVEEPITDQMNVEVIGPDAEWIYLVYRFPGRNAKEYQLLRLTDMILANSKAGLIDINLKQQQRVIEPSSFVYDLNDYSLHVFNGKPKEGQTLDQVRDLFLEQIELLKKGEFDDWLLDAVVNDLKKSKIRQYESNYARSDEMVMAFTNNISWADYIGEIEALRQYTKEDVVKFANEYYTDNYILIKKLTGKDPNTKKVVKPSITKVALNKEDKSPFHVAIAKKPVEKLQPVFLDYEKDVRKLALREDVPVLYNQNKENDLFRLYYLLDAGTNNDPRLRVAVEYLEFLGTEELSAEDIKKELYKIGCGFSVSASEDQTYISLEGLSENMDKAIAIMEDLLANAKADEEALKKLVDDIFKKRDDTKKDKYAIIYDGLMNYGLYGPNSPFTNVLSNSELRKLQAQELVDLIKGFTKMKHKVLYYGPQSEDGLIASLKKLHQLPEVLNDVPPARDFQMADVTDPAVYWAHYDMVQMEALFMIKGSPFDKNKMPLSRMYNEYMGAQVFRELREAQGLAYGTFTSYQTASKASGSDSFFGYIGTQADKQSESLKALSDIIYTMPETEDGFQEAKEAVLSVIESERIVKQSVLFNYLAAEKRGLNYDIRKDIYEQVKNMSLADIKKFQEENIKNKKYNLVLVASRDNIDLKDLAKYGKVKELSLDEIFGYEKEQKINLESPNQ; from the coding sequence ATGAAAAGATTCCTCCTTGTTGGTGTCCTTATCTGGACAGTTTTCTCCTGTTCTGAAAAAGCAAAGTTTGAAAGCAAAACAGGCGAAAGCGGTGGGTACTCCTACGAGTACGTTACCAACGACCCACTGAATGCCCGTATCTACACATTAAAAAATGGTCTAAAGGTTTACCTGAGCCAATACAATGCAGCTCCGCGCATTTACACGCAAATTGCGGTAAAAGCCGGTGGTAAAAATGATCCGGCTGATGCCACGGGCCTTGCACATTACCTGGAGCACATTATGTTCAAAGGCAGTGATGAATTCGGTACACTGGATTGGCAAAAGGAGAAAGTGATGCTCGATAGTATTGAAAGTATGTTTGAATACTACCGAACGCTAACCGATTCCATTGAACGGATTAATTATTACAAGAAGATTGATCAGTATTCAAACGAAGCGGCTAAACTGGCCATCGCAAGTGAATATGATAAAATGATAACCGAATTGGGTGGCCGCGGACTGAATGCCTACACCACTGAAGATCGTACGGTTTACATCAACGACATTCCGGCCAATCAGCTTGACAATTGGTTACAAATTGAAGCGAGTCGCTTCCGCACCATCGTACCGCGTTTATTTCATACAGAATTAGAGGCTGTATATGAAGAGAAAAACGGTAGCCTGGATAATGATTACTGGAAAAGTTTTGAAGCCATGTTCGCATCTGCGTTCAAAAAACATCCATATGGTACGCAAACAGTAATCGGCACGATTGATCATTTGAAAAATCCGTCTATAACAGAAATCAAAAATTATTTCACCAAGTATTATAAGCCTAACAACGTGGCCATCTGTTTAAGTGGTGACCTTGACTATGACAAGACGATCGCCCTGGTTGATAAATATTTTTCAGATTGGGAAGCGAATGAATCATTGGAGCCATGGAATGCGGTGGTTGAAGAGCCGATAACAGATCAGATGAACGTTGAAGTGATTGGCCCGGATGCCGAGTGGATTTACCTGGTTTATCGCTTTCCGGGACGCAACGCAAAAGAGTATCAACTGCTTCGGTTAACGGATATGATTCTGGCTAACTCCAAAGCCGGACTGATTGATATCAACCTGAAACAACAACAACGGGTAATTGAGCCGAGCTCATTTGTATATGATTTGAATGATTATAGTCTACATGTATTCAATGGAAAGCCAAAAGAAGGCCAGACGCTTGATCAGGTTAGAGATCTTTTTCTGGAACAGATTGAGTTGCTGAAGAAGGGTGAATTTGATGATTGGTTGTTGGATGCAGTGGTGAATGATTTAAAGAAAAGTAAAATACGACAGTATGAAAGTAACTACGCCCGTTCCGATGAAATGGTTATGGCCTTTACCAATAACATTTCATGGGCTGACTACATCGGTGAAATTGAGGCGCTTCGCCAGTATACGAAAGAGGATGTGGTGAAGTTTGCCAATGAATATTATACGGATAACTATATCCTCATTAAAAAGCTTACGGGTAAGGATCCGAATACCAAGAAGGTGGTTAAGCCATCTATTACAAAAGTTGCCTTGAACAAAGAGGATAAGTCACCTTTTCATGTGGCCATTGCTAAAAAACCGGTTGAAAAGTTGCAGCCTGTTTTTCTGGATTATGAAAAGGATGTGCGCAAGCTGGCGTTACGTGAAGATGTTCCGGTGTTGTACAATCAAAATAAGGAGAATGATTTGTTCAGGTTGTATTACCTGCTGGATGCCGGTACGAATAATGATCCGAGGCTCCGTGTAGCCGTTGAATACCTTGAGTTTTTAGGCACGGAAGAGCTTTCGGCTGAGGATATTAAGAAGGAGTTGTATAAGATCGGTTGCGGATTTAGTGTATCTGCATCCGAAGATCAGACCTACATCAGCCTGGAAGGACTTTCTGAGAACATGGATAAAGCCATTGCAATTATGGAGGATTTGCTTGCCAATGCCAAGGCAGACGAAGAGGCGTTGAAAAAATTGGTCGATGACATCTTTAAAAAGCGCGATGATACCAAAAAGGATAAGTATGCCATTATCTATGATGGTCTGATGAATTATGGGTTGTACGGTCCTAACTCACCGTTTACCAACGTATTGAGCAATAGTGAACTTCGTAAACTGCAAGCACAGGAGTTGGTTGATTTGATCAAAGGCTTTACTAAAATGAAGCATAAGGTGTTGTATTATGGCCCACAGTCGGAGGATGGTTTGATCGCCTCACTCAAAAAACTTCATCAACTACCTGAGGTACTCAACGATGTTCCACCCGCCCGCGATTTTCAAATGGCTGATGTTACCGACCCTGCCGTATATTGGGCGCACTACGATATGGTCCAGATGGAAGCTCTGTTCATGATTAAAGGCTCGCCCTTTGATAAGAATAAAATGCCATTAAGCCGGATGTACAATGAATACATGGGTGCTCAGGTGTTCCGCGAATTACGGGAAGCACAGGGATTGGCGTATGGAACATTCACGTCTTATCAAACAGCTTCCAAAGCTTCAGGCTCGGATTCATTTTTTGGATACATCGGTACACAAGCGGATAAACAGAGTGAATCGTTAAAGGCATTATCGGATATCATTTACACCATGCCGGAAACAGAAGATGGTTTTCAGGAAGCCAAAGAAGCTGTGCTTAGTGTGATTGAAAGTGAACGCATTGTAAAACAAAGCGTATTGTTCAATTACCTCGCGGCTGAAAAGCGCGGATTGAACTACGATATCCGGAAGGATATTTATGAGCAGGTAAAAAACATGTCGCTTGCCGACATTAAAAAGTTTCAGGAAGAAAACATCAAAAACAAAAAGTACAACCTGGTGTTGGTTGCCAGTCGTGATAATATTGATTTGAAAGACCTGGCTAAATACGGTAAGGTTAAGGAGTTGTCGTTAGATGAGATTTTTGGATACGAAAAGGAGCAGAAGATAAACCTGGAGTCTCCGAATCAATAA